The sequence CGTCGACGCGGCGACCATCTACCTGGTCACCCAGCCCGAGCGGTTCGACGTGATCGTCACCGACAACCTCTTCGGCGACATCATCACCGACCTCGCCGCGGCCGTCTCCGGCGGCATCGGTGTGGCCGCCTCCGGCAACATCAACCCCAGCGGCGCATTCCCGTCCATGTTCGAGCCGGTCCACGGCTCGGCCCCGGACATCGCCGGTCAGGGCAAGGCCGACCCCACGGCCACCGTGCTGTCGGTCGCCCTGCTGCTGCGCCACCTCGGCTACGAGGCCGAGGCCGACCGCATCGACGAGGCGGTCGCCGTGGACCTCACAGAACGCGTCGGGAAGCCGGTCCGCAGCACCTCCGGGATCGGCGACGCGCTCGCCGTACGTGTAGCCGGCTGACCCGCGCTGCACACCAAGCCGCCGGGTCGCATCCGCACCCGGCGGCTTTTCCTATCCGGTCGCCGGGTGCCACCATCAACCCTGGGCCGCGTTCACCCCGATTCCTTCCGGCCGCGACTCCGCGCGATAATCGAACGCGGAGCCGCGTTATGAGGGAATGCTCGGACGTCCTACCACTGGCCACCGGTCGTGCGGGCGTGTATTGCGGCCGACACTACAACCGGTGAAGGACAACCACTCATGACGACGCCCACGATCGAGCTCAAGCCGTCCGCCCATCCGCTCGCCGCCGCGGAGCGCGAGGCGATCCTGGCCAGCCCCGGATTCGGCCGCCACTTCACCGACCACATGGTGACGATCAAGTGGACCGAGGGCCGCGGCTGGCACGACGGCCAGCTTGTTCCGTACGCGCCGATCCCCCTCGACCCGGCCACCAACGTCCTGCACTACGCCCAGGAGATCTTCGAGGGCCTGAAGGCCTACCGCCAGCCCGACGGCTCGGTCGCCACCTTCCGCCCCGACCAGAACGCCAAGCGCTTCCAGCGCTCCGCGCGCCGCCTGGCCATGCCGGAGCTGCCGGTCGAGACGTTCGTCGAGGCCTGCGACGCCCTGGTCCGGCAGGACCAGGACTGGGTGCCCGCGCACGGCGGCGAGGAGTCCCTCTACCTGCGCCCGTTCATGATCGCCACCGAGGTCGGCCTGGGCGTCAAGCCCGCCAACGAATACCTCTTCATCGTCATCGCCTCCCCGGCCGGCGCCTACTTCCCGGGCGGCGTGAAGCCGGTGTCGATCTGGGTCTCCGAGGACCGCGTCCGCGCCGTCCCCGGCGGCATGGGCGACGCCAAGACCGGCGGCAACTACGCGGCCTCCCTGCTCGCCCAGGCCGAGGCGGCCGCCAAGGGCTGCGACCAGGTCTGCTACCTCGACGCGGTGGAGCACCAGTGGGTCGAGGAACTCGGCGGTATGAACCTGTACTTCGTGTACGGGAACAAGATCGTCACGCCCACGCTCACCGGCTCCATCCTGGAGGGCGTCACCCGTGACTCCCTGCTGGCCGTCGCCCGCGACCTCGGCTACGAGTCCGAGGAGGGCCGCGTCTCCGCCGCGCAGTGGCAGCGCGACGCCGAGAACGGCACCCTCACCGAGGTCTTCGCCTGCGGTACCGCGGCCGTGATCACGCCGGTCGGCACCGTCAAGCGCGCGAGCGCCGAGTGGAAGCAGTCCGGCTCAGAGCCCGGCGAGGTCACTCTGCGCCTGCGTCAGGCTCTCCTGGACATCCAGCGCGGTACGGCCGCGGACCAGCACGGGTGGATGCACAAGATCGGTTAAGTACGCGGTTCGAGGTGGCGCGAAGGGGCGTCGGGCGTCTGCGGGTCTGTTGTGGTTGATCGCGCACCCGCGGCGGTGGCCGCACAGGGGACACGGCCCCGCGCCCCTTCGGGGCGCTGCTCGGTGAACGTCAGCAGCAGGTACACCGCGCCGCCGACCGCCCCCGACAGCAGGAAGCTGCAGTCCACGCCGCCGGTCAGGCTCAGCAGCGGGCCCTGGTACGACGGCAGGGACACGGCCAGTAGGCCGACCCCGGCGCCCAGCGCCCAGGAGACGGTCGCCCGCGTGTTCCAGCCGGCCCGGTACCAGTAGATCCCGCCCCGCGAACGGCGGTTGAAGACCTGTATGGCGTCGGCGTCGTACACCCCGCGGCAGCGGGCGAAGCCGATGAGGGTGATGACCGCCCACGGCGTGCCGATGGCGGTGAGCAGCAGCACGAAGGACGTCATCGCGGACTGCGCGTTCCAGGCGTAGTGGCCGGCGAAGACACAGACGGTGGCCACGATCGCGACCGTGCAGGTGGCGCGGGCCCGGGAGGCGCGGGGCAGGATCGCGTCCAGGTCCAGGCCCATCGAGTACAGCATCAGGCCCGCGTTGCCGACCGAACCGGCGGAGGCTGACAGCAGCAGCGGGACCAGGTACCAGGCGGGGGAGGCGGACACCAGCGGCCCCGCGTAGTCCGTCGCCGCCCGGGCCGCGTACGCGGTGAACGTGCCGAACAGCTGGGGGACCAGCAGGCCGAGGACCAGGCCGAGCCAGGTGGCGTGCAGGACACGGCGGCCGGAGTGGCGGGCGGGGGAGATGTAGCGGGTGTAGTCGCCGAGCAGGGTGATGAAGGCGATCGGCCCGGACAGCCCGGCGGCCACCGCGGCCAGGAACCAGGTCGGCCAGAAGGAGCCCAGCAGGTAGCCGCCCGCGCCCGGCAGCGCCGAGGTGGTGAAGTGCGGGGCGTAGGCGAAGATCCCGAGGGCCAGCAGGGCCGTCATGCCGATCGCGAGGACGCGGGACATGGCGAGCAGCACCCGGTAGCCGTAGACCGCGCCCGCGACGGTCGCCGCGGCGAGCACCGCGTAGACGACGGCGTACGACACCCCGTCCGCGGGCAGCCCGAAGAGCCGGCCGAGGACGCCCAGCATCACGTCCCCGCCGATCCACACCGTCAGCGCGGTGTAGCCGAGGGCGAGCAGCAGACCCACGACCGAGCCGACCAGCCGGCCGCGCACGCCGAAGTGGGCGCCGGAGGAGGTGGAGAGGTTGGTCGCGGTCCGCAGGGAGATCAGCGCCAGCGGGGCCGTGAACAGCGTGCCCACCACCGTGCCCGCCACGATCGCGCTCACCGACGCCCACCAGCCGAGCCCGAAGGACGGCGGCAGCCAGCCGAAGATGATCACTCCGAGGCAGAGGTTCGAGCCGAGCAGGATCGAGACGAGATCGCTCGGACCACTGGTCCGCTCCTCGTCCGGGATGGTGTCGACTCCGCGCTGTTCTATCGGCATGGGCCGGTCTCCTTCGACTGCCGCCTTCAGTGTTTGAGCGACGTTCAA is a genomic window of Streptomyces griseochromogenes containing:
- a CDS encoding branched-chain amino acid aminotransferase, which encodes MTTPTIELKPSAHPLAAAEREAILASPGFGRHFTDHMVTIKWTEGRGWHDGQLVPYAPIPLDPATNVLHYAQEIFEGLKAYRQPDGSVATFRPDQNAKRFQRSARRLAMPELPVETFVEACDALVRQDQDWVPAHGGEESLYLRPFMIATEVGLGVKPANEYLFIVIASPAGAYFPGGVKPVSIWVSEDRVRAVPGGMGDAKTGGNYAASLLAQAEAAAKGCDQVCYLDAVEHQWVEELGGMNLYFVYGNKIVTPTLTGSILEGVTRDSLLAVARDLGYESEEGRVSAAQWQRDAENGTLTEVFACGTAAVITPVGTVKRASAEWKQSGSEPGEVTLRLRQALLDIQRGTAADQHGWMHKIG
- a CDS encoding cytosine permease, which gives rise to MPIEQRGVDTIPDEERTSGPSDLVSILLGSNLCLGVIIFGWLPPSFGLGWWASVSAIVAGTVVGTLFTAPLALISLRTATNLSTSSGAHFGVRGRLVGSVVGLLLALGYTALTVWIGGDVMLGVLGRLFGLPADGVSYAVVYAVLAAATVAGAVYGYRVLLAMSRVLAIGMTALLALGIFAYAPHFTTSALPGAGGYLLGSFWPTWFLAAVAAGLSGPIAFITLLGDYTRYISPARHSGRRVLHATWLGLVLGLLVPQLFGTFTAYAARAATDYAGPLVSASPAWYLVPLLLSASAGSVGNAGLMLYSMGLDLDAILPRASRARATCTVAIVATVCVFAGHYAWNAQSAMTSFVLLLTAIGTPWAVITLIGFARCRGVYDADAIQVFNRRSRGGIYWYRAGWNTRATVSWALGAGVGLLAVSLPSYQGPLLSLTGGVDCSFLLSGAVGGAVYLLLTFTEQRPEGARGRVPCAATAAGARSTTTDPQTPDAPSRHLEPRT